One stretch of Oceanipulchritudo coccoides DNA includes these proteins:
- a CDS encoding ABC transporter permease produces MRQNILIAWRFLIAKKRAMLMSLTGIVFGVAFFIFTQAQTTGFESFFIRTILGTNGTIRVQDEFQNSITSMVVASDGAGGSFEVPLREGRKYLPGIRNPEALIDAIKQFESVEAATPVLRGDIQISSGFRTESGRVIGMEPKEYIEVSDLEYQIVYGDLRTFAETPDGLIMGRRLAERLEASPGSFILLSHLGETRRYRVSGIFETGIDFFDKTHVFTHLQEARRLLNKMDRVSYIQIMTKDPDMAPATASQMEHALGHYVASWQEREKSWLEVFRVLRISSALSMSTIILIAGLGMFNTLAIIVMERSREIAILRSFGFSRNDILNIFLYQGLIVYVLGTLIGFVLAAILTRTAESLPIRIRGIFSTDHFLVSWSIWHYASAAIVAGIVVVIAALIPARRAARTEPGEVIRGTGG; encoded by the coding sequence ATGCGCCAGAACATCCTCATCGCCTGGCGGTTCCTCATCGCCAAGAAGCGGGCCATGTTGATGAGTCTGACCGGTATTGTTTTCGGAGTGGCCTTCTTCATCTTCACGCAGGCACAAACCACCGGTTTCGAATCTTTCTTTATCCGGACCATCCTCGGCACCAATGGCACGATCCGAGTCCAGGATGAATTTCAGAATTCCATCACCAGCATGGTTGTGGCAAGCGATGGGGCTGGCGGTTCCTTCGAGGTCCCCCTTCGCGAGGGTAGAAAATACCTGCCCGGTATCCGCAATCCCGAAGCACTGATCGATGCCATCAAGCAATTTGAAAGTGTTGAGGCGGCCACGCCGGTCCTGCGCGGGGATATCCAGATCTCAAGTGGTTTCCGGACCGAAAGCGGGCGCGTCATCGGGATGGAACCGAAGGAATACATTGAGGTTTCGGATCTTGAATACCAGATAGTCTATGGGGATTTGAGGACCTTTGCTGAAACGCCTGATGGACTGATCATGGGAAGGCGACTGGCTGAACGCCTGGAAGCAAGTCCCGGCAGTTTTATCCTTCTCAGCCACCTTGGCGAGACACGTCGGTACCGGGTGAGCGGTATCTTCGAGACCGGCATCGATTTTTTTGATAAGACACATGTCTTCACCCATCTTCAGGAAGCCCGTCGTCTCCTTAACAAGATGGACCGGGTCAGCTACATCCAGATCATGACCAAGGATCCGGATATGGCTCCGGCAACGGCCAGCCAGATGGAACATGCGCTCGGTCATTACGTGGCTAGCTGGCAGGAACGGGAAAAATCCTGGCTCGAGGTATTTCGCGTACTGCGGATTTCCTCGGCACTGTCCATGTCGACGATCATCCTCATCGCCGGCCTTGGAATGTTTAACACGTTGGCCATAATCGTCATGGAGCGATCCCGGGAAATCGCCATTTTGCGCTCCTTTGGATTCAGCAGGAATGACATTCTCAACATATTTCTCTATCAGGGTTTGATCGTTTATGTCCTTGGCACCCTCATCGGGTTTGTCCTTGCCGCAATCCTTACCCGAACTGCGGAGTCGCTTCCAATTCGCATCCGCGGCATCTTCTCAACGGACCACTTTCTCGTTTCCTGGTCGATCTGGCATTATGCCTCGGCAGCCATTGTAGCGGGGATTGTCGTTGTCATCGCTGCCCTGATTCCGGCCCGCCGCGCGGCCCGCACGGAACCGGGTGAAGTCATACGGGGGACGGGAGGCTGA
- a CDS encoding ABC transporter ATP-binding protein: MTESKENLVLETRGVHRTLGEGIDKVHVLRGIDLRLERGKTYSIVGPSGCGKSTLLYLLGLLDRPDAGEIWLAGQRVDHAAEAERTRIRGRRIGFVFQFHFLLSEFSAAENLTLPMLKHLPIDRETALERARELLGLVGLGDKTARKGNQLSGGERQRVAVARALANDPDLILADEPTGNLDYQNSKALFDQLQALAHELNRTILVVTHNLDLARACDHCFHMRDGLFE, encoded by the coding sequence ATGACGGAATCCAAGGAAAATCTGGTTTTGGAAACACGCGGGGTGCACCGCACGCTTGGGGAAGGTATCGACAAGGTGCATGTCCTGCGGGGAATCGATCTCAGACTTGAGCGGGGCAAGACCTACTCCATTGTCGGGCCCAGCGGTTGTGGAAAGAGCACACTCCTATACCTGCTTGGTTTGCTTGACCGTCCGGATGCCGGGGAAATCTGGCTTGCCGGGCAACGTGTGGATCACGCCGCGGAAGCGGAGCGTACCCGCATCAGGGGCCGCCGGATTGGCTTTGTCTTCCAGTTTCATTTTCTCCTGTCCGAATTTTCCGCTGCCGAAAACCTGACCCTGCCGATGCTCAAGCATTTGCCAATTGATCGCGAAACCGCCCTTGAGCGGGCCCGTGAGCTTCTTGGGCTCGTTGGCTTGGGGGACAAAACCGCGCGTAAGGGAAACCAGCTTTCCGGGGGTGAGCGACAACGCGTCGCCGTGGCCCGCGCGCTCGCTAATGACCCCGACCTCATCCTTGCCGATGAGCCGACGGGTAACCTCGATTACCAGAATTCAAAGGCACTTTTCGACCAATTGCAGGCCTTGGCCCATGAACTAAACCGGACCATCCTCGTTGTGACTCACAATCTCGACCTCGCAAGAGCCTGTGACCATTGCTTCCACATGCGGGACGGGCTTTTTGAATAG
- a CDS encoding aldo/keto reductase, giving the protein MSNLPVFSTDGGQTLAYPLASGFTASRLGLGCMQFGGSWEAGVPISSGDRARARAALETVLELGWDFFDHADIYCRGKSEQLFGELIREMKVPRESIIVQDKCGIRFPGEPNGDEPHRFDFSREHIIASVDQSLKRLGMEYLDCLLLHRPDLLADPHEVMEAIASLHASGKVAYFGVSNFTPPLLDLYREAGFTPVANQIELNLLRTSLLDSSVVSQDRLPADGHPADGTLEWHRMRGVVTQAWAPMAYGYLSGREPDWDPERVGKTASLVKEIATKHEVAPEAVVIAWLLRHPAMIQPIIGTREPSRLRACHQALSIQLSREEWYALYLAGRGTPLP; this is encoded by the coding sequence ATGTCTAATCTTCCAGTCTTTTCAACTGACGGTGGCCAGACTTTGGCCTATCCCTTAGCCTCTGGATTTACGGCCTCCCGACTCGGCCTTGGCTGCATGCAGTTCGGCGGATCCTGGGAAGCCGGTGTGCCCATTTCGTCCGGAGACCGTGCCCGTGCCCGTGCCGCGCTGGAGACTGTCCTTGAGTTGGGCTGGGATTTCTTCGACCACGCCGATATCTATTGCCGGGGCAAAAGCGAGCAGTTGTTCGGCGAGTTAATCCGGGAAATGAAAGTCCCGCGCGAATCGATTATTGTTCAGGACAAGTGCGGGATTCGTTTTCCGGGTGAACCAAATGGCGACGAGCCCCATCGATTTGATTTTTCCCGTGAGCACATCATCGCTTCGGTAGATCAAAGTCTGAAGAGGCTGGGAATGGAATATCTGGATTGTCTTTTGCTCCATCGGCCTGACCTGCTGGCTGATCCCCATGAGGTGATGGAGGCGATTGCTTCCCTCCACGCTTCAGGGAAAGTGGCCTATTTCGGTGTTTCCAATTTCACTCCACCCCTTCTCGACCTGTATCGTGAGGCGGGGTTTACCCCCGTCGCCAACCAGATTGAATTGAATCTTCTCCGGACCAGCCTGCTCGATTCTTCCGTTGTTTCGCAGGATCGGCTCCCTGCTGACGGACACCCGGCGGATGGAACACTTGAATGGCACCGCATGCGGGGTGTCGTCACCCAGGCCTGGGCCCCAATGGCCTACGGATATCTCAGCGGCCGGGAACCGGACTGGGATCCTGAGCGGGTGGGAAAGACGGCCTCGCTCGTTAAGGAAATTGCCACAAAGCATGAAGTGGCACCCGAGGCGGTTGTTATCGCCTGGCTTCTCCGGCATCCCGCCATGATCCAGCCGATTATCGGCACACGCGAGCCCTCCCGGCTGAGGGCTTGCCATCAGGCCCTTTCGATTCAGCTCAGCCGTGAGGAATGGTATGCCCTCTACCTTGCCGGTCGTGGAACACCGCTTCCCTAA
- the carB gene encoding carbamoyl-phosphate synthase large subunit, producing the protein MPKRTDIETIFIIGSGPIVIGQACEFDYSGTQACKALREEGYRVVLLNSNPATIMTDPDFADVTYIEPLTVEIIEKIIATEKPDALLPTLGGQTALNLAVSLYEKGILEKYGVEMIGARYEAIQKGEDRELFKEAMQKIGLDVAISRVVNNLEDARQAMEEIGTFPLISRPSFTLGGTGGGVAYNKKDFEELIQHGLDASPTHEVMIEECLLGWKEYEMEVMRDHKDQCVVICSIENFDPMGVHTGDSITVAPALTLTDKEYQLMRDASFACIREVGVETGGSNIQFSVNPEDGRMVVIEMNPRVSRSSALASKATGFPIAKIAAKLAVGYTLDELQNDITRETPACFEPTIDYVVTKIPRFTFEKFPNTDDTLTSSMKSVGEAMAIGRTFKESFQKALRSLEVGALGLGGGGKWGSDEITDIDQIKAGLTRPTCLRPYFIRYAFRAGLSVEDIFNLSFIDRWFLQQVKEIVDMESTLEAAGKSLSHPVLKIAKEYGFTDLQVSNLTGLAQTEVRSMRDKNGINTVYRLVDTCAAEFEAKTPYYYSSYGDENEIIPSDRKKIMILGGGPNRIGQGIEFDYCCVHASFALSEHGYETVMVNSNPETVSTDYDTSDRLYFEPLTLDDVLEVYHQEKCHGAIVQFGGQTPLNLATQLKESGVNIIGTDPSMIDAAEDREIFKDILTRIGLKQPINGIAYDEATAFEEAERIGFPILLRPSFVLGGRGMFILYSKDEMKQVVREVFDVAPGKPVLLDKFLEDAIELDVDAISDGETTVIGGMLEHIEFAGVHSGDAAMVLPPHTLGRQILQEVREATYALAKELNVVGLMNIQYAIKDNDLYILEVNPRASRTVPFVSKAIGIPLAKYASLVMAGKSLKELGFTEEIIPDFWAVKESVFPFVRFPGSPITLSPEMRSTGEVMGIDDDLGMAFAKTHMAVGPALPRKGNIFLSVKDSDKSLAVDVARRFAALGFEIYSTSGTKDHLQENGVKVKNVHKINEGRPNVVDMIKNGELHMIINTPSGMVPRQNENVIRTEAIKQGVPIMTTLSGARAAVQALQALNKHDLQVYPLQHYRDRIHSPSKSK; encoded by the coding sequence ATGCCCAAACGCACGGACATTGAAACAATCTTCATCATAGGATCGGGACCCATTGTCATCGGTCAGGCCTGTGAATTCGATTATAGTGGAACCCAAGCCTGTAAAGCCCTGAGGGAGGAAGGGTATCGAGTTGTTCTGCTGAATAGCAATCCGGCTACGATCATGACCGACCCGGATTTTGCTGACGTGACCTATATCGAGCCACTGACGGTGGAGATTATCGAGAAGATCATCGCAACCGAAAAACCGGATGCCTTGCTGCCGACCCTTGGCGGCCAGACCGCCCTCAATCTGGCGGTCTCTTTGTATGAAAAGGGTATCCTCGAGAAGTACGGGGTCGAGATGATTGGTGCCCGCTACGAGGCTATCCAGAAGGGTGAGGATCGGGAGCTTTTCAAGGAGGCGATGCAGAAAATCGGGCTCGACGTGGCGATCAGCCGCGTGGTCAACAACCTTGAGGATGCGCGTCAGGCCATGGAGGAGATTGGTACATTTCCGCTGATCAGCCGGCCAAGCTTCACTCTTGGCGGGACCGGCGGCGGGGTGGCCTACAATAAAAAGGACTTTGAAGAGCTTATCCAGCACGGTCTGGACGCTTCCCCAACACACGAGGTGATGATTGAGGAATGCCTCCTCGGGTGGAAGGAATATGAGATGGAGGTCATGCGTGACCACAAGGACCAGTGTGTCGTCATCTGTTCCATTGAAAATTTTGACCCCATGGGCGTGCACACGGGGGATTCCATCACCGTGGCCCCGGCCTTGACGCTGACGGATAAGGAATACCAGCTGATGCGGGATGCGTCCTTCGCCTGTATCCGTGAAGTCGGAGTTGAGACAGGTGGATCCAATATCCAATTCTCTGTTAATCCGGAGGATGGACGCATGGTCGTTATTGAAATGAATCCGCGTGTGAGCCGTTCCTCGGCCCTGGCTAGTAAGGCTACCGGATTCCCGATCGCCAAGATCGCGGCCAAACTTGCTGTTGGATACACCCTGGACGAGCTGCAAAACGACATCACACGCGAGACGCCGGCCTGTTTCGAGCCGACGATCGATTATGTCGTCACGAAAATCCCCCGCTTTACTTTTGAAAAGTTCCCGAACACGGATGACACCCTGACCTCTTCCATGAAGTCGGTCGGGGAGGCCATGGCAATTGGCCGTACCTTCAAGGAGTCCTTCCAGAAAGCCCTCCGCTCACTCGAAGTCGGTGCCCTCGGGCTCGGTGGAGGCGGTAAGTGGGGGAGCGACGAAATCACGGATATCGACCAGATCAAAGCCGGCCTGACCCGGCCGACCTGCCTGCGCCCGTATTTCATTCGTTATGCCTTCCGTGCCGGGTTGAGTGTTGAGGATATTTTCAACCTCAGTTTCATCGACCGTTGGTTCCTGCAACAGGTCAAGGAAATCGTGGACATGGAATCGACCCTTGAGGCGGCTGGAAAATCCCTTTCCCATCCGGTCCTGAAAATTGCCAAAGAGTACGGGTTTACCGACTTGCAGGTCTCCAATTTAACCGGTCTTGCCCAGACTGAAGTCCGTTCGATGCGCGATAAGAACGGAATCAATACGGTTTACCGCCTTGTTGATACCTGTGCCGCAGAATTCGAGGCCAAGACACCCTACTATTATTCCAGCTACGGTGATGAGAATGAAATCATCCCCAGTGACCGGAAGAAAATCATGATTCTTGGCGGGGGCCCGAACCGGATCGGGCAGGGGATTGAATTTGATTACTGCTGCGTTCACGCGAGCTTCGCGCTCAGCGAGCACGGTTATGAAACCGTCATGGTGAACAGCAATCCCGAAACGGTTTCCACGGACTATGACACATCCGACCGGCTCTACTTCGAGCCGCTGACCCTCGATGACGTCCTTGAGGTTTATCATCAGGAAAAGTGCCATGGGGCGATTGTCCAGTTTGGCGGGCAGACACCACTCAATCTGGCGACCCAACTGAAGGAGAGCGGGGTCAATATCATTGGTACGGATCCCTCCATGATCGATGCCGCCGAAGACCGTGAGATTTTCAAGGATATCCTTACCCGGATCGGCTTGAAGCAACCCATCAACGGGATTGCTTACGACGAGGCGACAGCGTTCGAGGAAGCGGAGCGTATCGGGTTTCCGATACTTTTACGCCCAAGTTTTGTTCTCGGGGGTCGCGGCATGTTCATTCTCTACAGCAAGGATGAGATGAAACAGGTCGTCCGCGAAGTCTTTGATGTGGCCCCGGGTAAACCGGTCCTTCTGGATAAATTCCTTGAGGATGCCATTGAGCTGGATGTCGACGCGATCAGCGATGGAGAAACGACAGTTATTGGCGGTATGCTCGAACACATTGAATTTGCCGGTGTTCACTCAGGCGATGCGGCCATGGTGCTGCCACCGCACACCCTTGGTCGCCAGATTCTACAGGAAGTCCGCGAGGCCACCTACGCTCTGGCCAAGGAACTGAACGTGGTCGGCCTGATGAATATCCAATACGCCATCAAGGATAATGACCTGTATATCCTGGAAGTGAATCCCCGCGCCAGCCGCACGGTTCCATTTGTTTCGAAGGCGATCGGTATACCGCTGGCCAAGTATGCATCACTCGTCATGGCCGGAAAGTCCCTGAAGGAACTCGGGTTTACGGAAGAGATCATCCCGGACTTCTGGGCCGTCAAGGAATCGGTCTTCCCGTTTGTCCGTTTTCCGGGTTCGCCCATCACCCTATCTCCCGAGATGCGTTCAACTGGGGAAGTCATGGGGATCGACGACGACCTTGGCATGGCCTTCGCCAAAACGCACATGGCGGTTGGTCCAGCCCTTCCGCGTAAGGGCAATATTTTTCTCTCGGTCAAGGACAGTGACAAGTCCCTCGCGGTCGATGTCGCAAGGAGATTTGCAGCGCTGGGCTTTGAGATTTATTCCACAAGCGGGACTAAAGATCATCTTCAGGAAAACGGGGTCAAGGTGAAGAATGTCCACAAGATCAATGAAGGGCGCCCCAATGTTGTCGACATGATCAAAAACGGTGAGCTTCACATGATCATCAACACACCGTCGGGAATGGTACCCCGCCAGAATGAGAATGTCATTCGCACCGAGGCCATCAAGCAGGGTGTGCCGATCATGACAACCCTCTCCGGCGCGCGCGCGGCAGTGCAGGCCCTCCAGGCACTGAATAAGCACGACCTTCAGGTGTATCCACTGCAACACTACCGAGACCGCATCCATTCTCCCTCCAAGTCCAAGTAG
- the purU gene encoding formyltetrahydrofolate deformylase yields MNAASPAKPTLVALLHGPDQPGLVAKTANWIYERDGNILHADQHRDDEAGIFFQRIEWEAAGATEGEKEDFSSFVKALGMKVSIAQSNVLPRVALFVSKIEHCFVDFLARWKMGDFPAELVCVISNHTELRSITEYYGLPFHHIPVGKETKKEAENSQVSLLRDYKVDLVVMARYMQVLSADFLATCGCPVINIHHSFLPAFAGAKPYHQAHSRGVKLIGATAHYATAVLDDGPIIQQDVSPVNHRHSVRDLVRRGRDLEKSVLAQAVRWHLEHRVLVYGNKTVVFD; encoded by the coding sequence ATGAACGCCGCTTCGCCAGCCAAGCCGACTCTTGTCGCATTATTGCATGGCCCGGATCAACCGGGTCTTGTGGCAAAGACAGCAAACTGGATATACGAGCGGGATGGAAACATCCTTCATGCGGACCAGCATCGTGACGATGAAGCGGGAATTTTCTTCCAGCGGATTGAATGGGAAGCAGCCGGGGCAACCGAGGGGGAGAAGGAAGACTTTTCCAGCTTTGTGAAAGCTCTTGGGATGAAAGTTTCAATCGCGCAATCAAATGTCCTGCCGCGGGTCGCCCTGTTTGTATCGAAAATCGAGCACTGTTTTGTCGACTTCCTTGCCCGGTGGAAAATGGGGGACTTCCCGGCCGAGTTGGTGTGTGTTATTTCCAACCATACCGAACTCCGGTCGATCACCGAGTATTACGGACTCCCTTTTCATCACATCCCGGTTGGCAAGGAAACCAAGAAGGAAGCAGAGAATTCGCAAGTGTCATTGCTTCGTGACTACAAGGTAGATCTTGTTGTCATGGCCCGCTACATGCAGGTCCTTTCCGCGGATTTTCTCGCTACCTGCGGATGCCCGGTGATCAACATTCATCACAGCTTCCTGCCCGCCTTTGCGGGTGCCAAGCCGTACCACCAGGCCCATTCACGAGGGGTCAAGCTGATCGGGGCAACCGCTCACTATGCCACGGCCGTCCTCGATGACGGACCGATCATCCAGCAGGACGTTTCACCCGTCAACCACCGCCACTCCGTTCGGGATCTGGTCCGGCGCGGGCGCGACCTCGAAAAAAGCGTCCTTGCCCAGGCAGTCCGCTGGCACTTGGAGCACCGTGTCCTCGTCTACGGCAACAAGACCGTGGTGTTTGATTAG
- the aroF gene encoding 3-deoxy-7-phosphoheptulonate synthase, translating into MIIVLKPKASKTEADEILSKIEAKGLKPLYMPGSERTVIGALGDERLLGELHLESHPSVERVDPILAPYKAVSREMHPEDSIVKVGSLEIGGSGFAVIAGPCAVESYEQMSTTAKAVAAAGAHGLRGGAFKPRTSPYSFQGLGLEGLKILKQVREETGLPVITEVVEVADVEAVEEYADAFQVGARNMQNFRLLTALGQAKKPVFLKRGMAATIKDVLMSAEYIAAEGNNKIILCERGIRTFETGTRNTLDLSAVCQFKQLSHLPVMIDPSHGTGVRDYVAPMAYAAAAAGADGILVEVHVDPKEALSDGAQSLYPEQFAELMKQMKPFAEAAGRKL; encoded by the coding sequence ATGATTATTGTTCTTAAGCCCAAGGCCTCCAAGACGGAGGCTGATGAAATCCTTTCCAAGATTGAGGCCAAGGGCCTCAAGCCGCTCTACATGCCAGGCAGCGAGCGCACTGTGATCGGCGCACTTGGAGATGAACGGCTTCTGGGCGAGCTGCACCTTGAGAGCCATCCCTCCGTCGAGAGAGTCGATCCGATTCTCGCGCCTTACAAGGCGGTAAGCCGCGAAATGCACCCGGAGGATTCTATTGTCAAAGTGGGCTCCCTGGAAATCGGCGGGAGCGGCTTTGCCGTCATTGCGGGGCCTTGCGCAGTGGAGAGCTACGAGCAGATGTCAACCACGGCGAAAGCTGTTGCGGCAGCCGGCGCACATGGCTTGCGGGGCGGAGCCTTCAAGCCACGGACAAGCCCCTACTCTTTTCAGGGACTCGGCCTTGAAGGTCTTAAAATCCTGAAGCAAGTCCGCGAGGAAACCGGGTTACCAGTCATCACCGAAGTCGTCGAGGTTGCCGATGTTGAAGCTGTGGAGGAATATGCTGATGCCTTTCAGGTCGGCGCCCGCAATATGCAGAATTTCCGTTTACTGACCGCCCTTGGGCAGGCCAAAAAACCTGTCTTCCTGAAACGCGGCATGGCCGCCACCATCAAGGACGTTCTTATGTCGGCTGAGTATATCGCGGCCGAAGGCAACAATAAGATTATCCTGTGCGAGCGTGGAATCCGCACCTTCGAGACCGGTACCCGCAACACACTCGACCTCTCCGCGGTCTGCCAGTTCAAGCAACTGAGCCACCTTCCTGTCATGATTGATCCCAGCCACGGAACCGGTGTCCGGGACTATGTCGCCCCGATGGCTTACGCCGCAGCCGCAGCCGGGGCGGATGGCATTCTGGTCGAGGTTCATGTGGATCCCAAGGAAGCCCTGTCGGATGGCGCGCAGTCGCTTTACCCGGAGCAATTTGCCGAGTTGATGAAACAAATGAAGCCGTTCGCTGAAGCAGCGGGAAGGAAGCTCTGA
- the proS gene encoding proline--tRNA ligase, producing the protein MAKASKRTAIQPTREENYPEWYQQVVKAAELAENSPVRGCMVIKPWGYTLWENMQRVLDRMFKETGHTNAYFPLFIPKSYLEKEAQHVEGFAKECAVVTHSRLEMGKDGKLHPASPLEEPLIVRPTSETIIGEMYAKWVQSYRDLPILINQWANVVRWEMRTRLFLRTAEFLWQEGHTAHATEKEAWEETRQMLDVYAKFAEEYMAMPVLRGEKTEGERFPGAVSTLCIEAMMQDRKALQAGTSHFLGQNFAKASDIKFLDDTGNTQFAWTTSWGVSTRLIGGLVMTHSDDDGMIIPPRLAPAQVVILPVIPKDEHRGPVMEACESLKKELSAITWVDGQRLDIHLDARDLRGGEKMWHWVKKGAPIRVEIGPRDLEKGGVFYARRDTGEKAGCSREEFVGKVTTILDEIQDGLLKRALDFREANSKVIDSVDDFRAFFTPQNEKQPEIHGGFAYSHFCGDPALEDQLQKELKVTVRCIPYADEAEPGTCIFTGKPSKQRVVFGKSY; encoded by the coding sequence ATGGCGAAAGCATCAAAAAGAACCGCAATCCAGCCAACTCGGGAGGAAAATTATCCGGAATGGTACCAGCAAGTCGTCAAGGCGGCTGAACTAGCCGAAAACTCTCCCGTTCGCGGGTGCATGGTGATCAAGCCGTGGGGCTACACGCTGTGGGAAAACATGCAGCGGGTGCTCGACCGGATGTTCAAGGAAACCGGCCATACCAATGCGTATTTTCCGCTCTTCATTCCGAAAAGCTATCTGGAAAAGGAAGCCCAGCATGTGGAGGGATTTGCCAAGGAATGCGCTGTTGTGACGCATTCGCGACTGGAAATGGGTAAAGACGGCAAACTGCATCCCGCATCGCCCCTCGAAGAGCCGCTCATTGTCCGTCCGACCTCGGAAACCATCATCGGGGAAATGTATGCCAAGTGGGTCCAGAGTTATCGTGACTTGCCGATCCTGATCAATCAATGGGCCAATGTCGTCCGCTGGGAAATGCGGACCCGGCTTTTTCTCCGCACGGCAGAATTCCTCTGGCAGGAAGGGCACACAGCCCATGCGACTGAGAAGGAAGCATGGGAGGAAACCCGCCAGATGCTCGATGTATACGCCAAGTTCGCCGAGGAATACATGGCGATGCCTGTCCTCCGAGGCGAAAAGACCGAAGGGGAGCGCTTCCCGGGGGCCGTCTCCACACTTTGCATTGAGGCCATGATGCAGGACCGCAAGGCCTTGCAGGCCGGCACTTCACACTTTCTTGGCCAGAACTTTGCCAAGGCCAGCGATATCAAGTTCCTCGATGATACGGGCAACACCCAGTTTGCCTGGACGACTTCATGGGGGGTCTCGACACGCCTGATCGGGGGCTTGGTCATGACCCATAGTGATGATGACGGAATGATCATTCCGCCACGGCTCGCCCCGGCGCAGGTGGTCATTCTCCCTGTCATTCCAAAAGATGAACACCGTGGCCCTGTCATGGAGGCATGCGAATCCCTGAAAAAAGAGCTTTCGGCCATCACCTGGGTGGACGGACAAAGGCTGGATATACATTTGGATGCCCGCGACCTTCGCGGCGGCGAAAAGATGTGGCACTGGGTCAAGAAGGGAGCCCCTATCCGCGTTGAAATCGGACCGCGTGACTTGGAGAAGGGCGGCGTCTTTTATGCTCGCCGTGACACCGGTGAAAAAGCGGGCTGCTCAAGGGAGGAGTTTGTCGGCAAGGTCACGACAATCCTAGATGAGATTCAGGATGGCCTTCTCAAGCGCGCCCTCGACTTCCGGGAAGCAAATTCCAAGGTGATCGATTCCGTTGATGATTTCCGCGCATTTTTCACGCCTCAAAACGAGAAACAGCCGGAAATTCACGGCGGATTCGCCTACTCGCACTTTTGCGGAGACCCCGCATTGGAAGACCAGCTCCAAAAGGAACTGAAGGTCACCGTGCGTTGCATTCCCTACGCCGACGAAGCCGAGCCGGGCACCTGTATATTCACGGGCAAGCCCAGCAAGCAACGGGTTGTTTTCGGTAAATCTTATTAA